Proteins encoded together in one Caldicellulosiruptor saccharolyticus DSM 8903 window:
- the metX gene encoding homoserine O-acetyltransferase MetX yields the protein MEKFEFWEEGYKKFVKFAHNKDFVLESGKKFGPITVGYETYGEINKEKNNIILITHALTGDSHVAKHSEDDPKPGWWDKFVGPGKMFDTNKYFIICSNVLGGCQGTTGPSSIDPETGKPYGARFPIITIKDMVNVQRKLLEVLKIEHILCVVGGSMGGMQALEWAVSYPDFMDGVINIASPLKLNAQSIAFNEVMRRAIMADPNWNNGDYYDKTGPAQGLSIARMLGIITYQSDKLMDRKFNRRMKDPVESFFESFNTEFEVESYLHYQGMKLVQRFDANTYLYLTRAMDLYDLGRTYGSEDEALRRIKAKFLLIAITSDILFPISQMRYMRDRLQEAGVDLIYKEIESDYGHDSFLVEEEKYRDIITEFLELLYNKEMIK from the coding sequence TTGGAGAAATTTGAGTTTTGGGAAGAGGGCTACAAAAAGTTTGTAAAATTTGCACACAACAAGGACTTTGTATTAGAAAGTGGCAAGAAATTCGGACCCATTACAGTTGGTTATGAGACTTATGGAGAGATTAATAAAGAAAAGAACAACATTATTTTGATAACTCATGCCCTGACAGGCGATTCACACGTTGCGAAACACTCAGAAGATGATCCAAAACCCGGCTGGTGGGACAAGTTTGTCGGCCCCGGAAAGATGTTTGACACAAACAAGTATTTTATTATCTGTTCAAATGTTCTCGGTGGCTGTCAGGGGACAACAGGCCCTTCTTCTATTGACCCTGAAACAGGAAAGCCTTATGGTGCAAGGTTTCCTATTATAACTATCAAAGACATGGTCAATGTTCAAAGAAAACTTTTGGAAGTACTGAAAATAGAGCATATTTTATGCGTTGTTGGCGGTTCCATGGGTGGTATGCAAGCTTTAGAGTGGGCTGTGAGCTACCCGGATTTTATGGACGGTGTTATAAACATTGCATCGCCACTTAAGCTCAATGCGCAGTCAATTGCCTTCAATGAGGTTATGAGAAGGGCTATTATGGCAGACCCTAACTGGAACAATGGTGATTATTATGACAAGACAGGTCCTGCTCAAGGTCTTTCTATTGCAAGGATGCTCGGAATTATAACTTACCAGTCAGACAAACTAATGGATAGGAAGTTTAACCGAAGGATGAAAGACCCTGTTGAGAGCTTTTTTGAGTCTTTTAACACAGAATTTGAGGTGGAAAGTTATCTACACTATCAAGGAATGAAACTTGTTCAGAGATTTGATGCAAACACATATTTATATCTTACACGTGCAATGGACCTATACGACCTTGGAAGGACATATGGGAGTGAGGATGAGGCACTAAGGAGGATTAAGGCAAAGTTTTTGCTCATAGCCATAACCTCTGATATCCTCTTCCCAATCAGCCAGATGAGATATATGAGAGATAGGCTCCAAGAAGCAGGTGTTGATTTGATTTACAAAGAGATTGAATCGGATTATGGACATGACTCTTTTTTAGTAGAAGAAGAAAAGTACAGGGATATAATTACTGAGTTTTTGGAATTACTATATAACAAGGAGATGATAAAATGA
- the rgy gene encoding reverse gyrase, whose product MATGAKYYHSCINCGGINSDTRNQKGLPCEKCLPFENNMNILESLKEHNSLKDYAYFWNFQNEYKEFEKFFVSKVGKPMTGYQRLWARRLLLSKSFTLIAPTGLGKTTFGLVATLWMAKNGKKVALIFPTVSLVEQTHQRLLEFANKEPKENVKILSYKSSMKRTEKDEFEKNFENGEFDILIVSSQFISKRKDDLAKKVFSLVFVDDVDAILKSSKNIDTLLQMIGIDQKTIDKTFENLKKGVKYPEQKQNGTSSTPSKGILIVSSATAKPQGLKPLLFRELLGFEIGRFTFSVRNITNIRIAGKSKVKLLETIKILNDGILLFVENEEEGKDVTNFLENEGISVGKTWEDFEKSFEEFKDGKLKILCGIYSYYGKLVRGIDLPLRIKYSIFWGTPSFRFSTDIEKAPRFVLERVFSDYLEEHPKLKSFFKNIDKYQVERLREVVKKYIPQDRWTDFIKKSFSNLKISDEGQIFFPDVFTYIQGSGRTSRMLGSSLTKGVSILFEDDDLLFESLRSRLMFLLDEEWKTEDEVCFEDLIKEVEMSRNEALIDERSSDLKSRLMIVESPTKAETISRFLEKASTRRYGRLSVYESVTPDGILLITASKGHVYDLDTKTGVHGVEISNGNFIPYYNSIKRCTSCGTQFTDEYSSCPKCGSDKIDDKKEILKVLREIAAEVDEILVATDPDVEGEKISWDISQYLKPVNPNLRRIEMHEITKFGFESAIKNQRDFNANLVKSQIVRRIEDRWVGFELSSKLQKNFQSYNLSAGRVQSTILGWIIEREKEYAKSQKEFTFVRFENGFGFEAEGKIDGDKVLVDVVEENEKELETILPFNTPTLLSYASQKLNLSVQEIMEILQFLFEHGFITYHRTDSNRISLTGQNMARLYLEKIGKKDLFVGRSFGSEGAHEAIRPVKPISPLELKELSSERLAQGLTANHIKVYELIFNRFFTSQMKNPLVRYQKLIFRFDKQEIEKEMPIEVIEEGWLLFSPIQIFSKFESGEYQIIEKKNYKKHTTPLFTQAMLIDEMKQKNIGRPSTYAKMVEILFKRGYVFEDQYRRIRSTALGRKVYSYLAQHYQDYINEETTRDLERLMEVVEIGEKDYQSVLSSLYEELTKIMQR is encoded by the coding sequence TTGGCAACAGGAGCAAAATATTATCATTCATGCATAAACTGTGGTGGTATCAACTCAGATACAAGAAATCAAAAAGGACTTCCATGTGAAAAGTGTTTACCATTTGAAAATAATATGAATATCCTTGAAAGCTTGAAAGAACATAATAGCCTAAAAGATTATGCCTACTTTTGGAATTTTCAAAATGAATATAAAGAGTTTGAAAAGTTTTTTGTATCAAAGGTTGGAAAACCGATGACAGGATATCAACGGCTCTGGGCAAGGCGGCTTTTACTTTCAAAAAGCTTCACATTAATTGCTCCCACAGGCCTTGGTAAGACAACATTTGGACTTGTTGCAACACTGTGGATGGCAAAAAATGGTAAGAAGGTAGCTTTAATCTTTCCTACTGTATCGCTCGTTGAACAAACGCATCAGAGACTTCTTGAGTTTGCCAATAAAGAGCCAAAAGAAAATGTTAAAATTCTATCTTATAAGTCATCAATGAAAAGAACTGAAAAGGACGAGTTTGAGAAAAACTTTGAAAACGGTGAATTTGACATCTTGATTGTTTCATCGCAATTTATATCAAAGCGAAAAGATGACCTTGCAAAAAAGGTGTTTTCATTAGTATTTGTAGATGATGTTGATGCAATTTTGAAATCTTCAAAAAACATTGACACTCTTTTGCAGATGATTGGAATTGACCAAAAGACAATTGACAAGACATTTGAAAACCTCAAAAAAGGTGTTAAGTACCCTGAACAAAAACAAAACGGCACATCTTCTACTCCGTCTAAAGGCATTCTCATTGTATCTTCTGCCACTGCAAAGCCACAAGGACTAAAACCTCTTTTGTTTAGAGAGCTACTTGGTTTCGAAATAGGTAGATTCACATTCAGCGTAAGAAATATTACAAATATTAGAATTGCTGGAAAGTCAAAAGTAAAGCTGCTTGAGACAATCAAAATCCTCAATGATGGCATCCTCTTATTTGTTGAAAATGAAGAAGAAGGCAAAGATGTGACAAACTTTTTAGAAAACGAAGGAATATCTGTTGGTAAAACGTGGGAAGATTTTGAAAAAAGTTTTGAGGAATTCAAAGATGGAAAGCTCAAAATTCTATGTGGCATATACTCATACTATGGAAAGCTTGTGAGAGGCATAGACCTACCCTTGAGAATAAAGTATTCAATATTTTGGGGGACGCCCTCGTTTAGGTTTTCAACAGATATAGAAAAGGCACCCCGGTTTGTCTTAGAAAGAGTGTTTTCTGACTATCTTGAAGAACATCCCAAGTTAAAAAGTTTCTTTAAAAACATAGACAAATATCAAGTCGAAAGGTTAAGAGAGGTAGTAAAAAAATATATTCCTCAAGATAGATGGACTGATTTTATTAAAAAGTCTTTCTCAAACTTGAAAATCTCAGATGAGGGTCAGATATTCTTCCCTGATGTTTTCACATATATCCAAGGCTCTGGAAGAACATCACGAATGCTGGGTAGCTCTTTGACAAAAGGAGTTTCAATTCTATTTGAAGATGATGATCTACTTTTCGAAAGTCTCAGGTCAAGACTCATGTTTTTGCTTGATGAAGAATGGAAAACCGAAGATGAGGTATGTTTTGAGGATCTAATAAAAGAGGTTGAAATGAGCAGAAATGAGGCTTTAATAGACGAGAGGTCTTCAGATTTAAAGTCAAGGCTTATGATTGTAGAATCGCCCACAAAAGCAGAGACAATTTCAAGATTTTTAGAAAAAGCATCAACAAGAAGGTATGGAAGGCTCTCTGTATACGAATCAGTAACTCCAGATGGAATTTTGCTCATAACTGCCTCAAAAGGACATGTGTATGACCTTGATACAAAAACAGGAGTGCATGGGGTAGAAATATCAAACGGCAATTTTATCCCATACTATAACTCTATCAAACGCTGTACAAGCTGTGGTACACAGTTTACTGATGAGTATTCTTCATGTCCTAAATGTGGCTCTGATAAGATTGATGACAAAAAGGAGATATTAAAGGTGCTTCGTGAGATAGCAGCTGAAGTAGACGAAATTTTAGTTGCAACAGACCCTGATGTTGAGGGTGAGAAGATTTCATGGGATATATCCCAGTACCTAAAACCTGTAAATCCGAACTTAAGACGAATTGAAATGCACGAAATAACAAAATTTGGTTTTGAAAGTGCTATAAAAAACCAGCGCGATTTTAATGCAAACCTTGTAAAATCTCAGATTGTACGTAGAATTGAAGACAGGTGGGTGGGTTTTGAACTAAGCTCAAAGCTCCAGAAAAATTTTCAAAGCTATAATTTATCTGCAGGAAGAGTCCAATCTACCATCCTTGGCTGGATTATAGAAAGAGAAAAGGAATATGCAAAGAGTCAAAAAGAATTTACTTTTGTGAGATTTGAAAATGGGTTTGGATTTGAGGCAGAAGGCAAAATAGATGGCGACAAGGTATTGGTAGATGTAGTAGAAGAAAATGAAAAAGAGCTTGAGACTATTTTGCCATTTAATACACCCACACTTTTGTCTTATGCATCACAAAAATTAAACCTTAGCGTACAGGAAATTATGGAAATTTTACAGTTTTTGTTTGAACATGGTTTTATAACATATCACAGAACTGACTCAAACAGAATATCACTTACAGGTCAAAATATGGCAAGATTATACTTAGAAAAGATAGGCAAAAAAGATTTGTTTGTAGGCCGAAGTTTCGGGTCGGAAGGTGCGCACGAGGCAATAAGACCTGTTAAGCCAATTTCACCTTTGGAGTTAAAAGAGTTGTCAAGTGAAAGACTTGCTCAGGGTTTGACAGCTAATCATATTAAGGTGTACGAACTTATATTCAATAGATTTTTCACAAGCCAGATGAAAAACCCTCTTGTAAGATATCAAAAACTAATTTTCAGGTTTGACAAACAAGAAATAGAAAAAGAAATGCCCATTGAAGTGATAGAAGAGGGCTGGCTTTTGTTTAGTCCAATTCAAATTTTTTCAAAATTTGAAAGTGGGGAATACCAAATAATAGAAAAGAAAAATTACAAGAAACACACAACTCCTCTTTTCACCCAAGCAATGCTTATTGATGAGATGAAACAAAAGAATATAGGAAGACCATCCACATATGCTAAAATGGTTGAGATCCTTTTCAAAAGAGGATATGTATTCGAGGACCAATATAGAAGGATTCGTTCAACTGCACTCGGAAGAAAAGTGTATTCTTACCTTGCACAACATTACCAAGATTATATAAACGAAGAGACAACAAGAGATCTTGAAAGACTTATGGAAGTTGTTGAAATAGGTGAAAAGGATTATCAAAGTGTGTTAAGTAGCTTATATGAAGAGCTTACAAAAATTATGCAAAGGTGA
- the yhbY gene encoding ribosome assembly RNA-binding protein YhbY, translating to MLTSKQRAKLRGMANTMDAIIRIGKEGITERVLKQIDEALTARELIKIALEKNCEIEPKEAIAYICEKLNAEPVQVIGRKIVIYRMSEENPRIQI from the coding sequence TTGCTAACATCCAAACAAAGAGCAAAACTCAGGGGCATGGCAAACACAATGGATGCAATTATTCGAATTGGAAAGGAAGGGATTACAGAAAGAGTGCTCAAACAAATAGATGAAGCACTCACTGCAAGAGAGCTTATAAAAATTGCCCTTGAGAAGAACTGTGAGATAGAGCCGAAAGAAGCGATAGCTTATATATGCGAAAAACTAAACGCAGAGCCTGTGCAGGTGATAGGAAGGAAGATTGTAATTTACAGAATGTCTGAAGAAAATCCAAGAATTCAGATTTAA
- the purB gene encoding adenylosuccinate lyase, translating to MHQTYETPLNSRYASDEMKRLFSDDTRFKLWRKLWIALAEAQKELGLDISDEQIEEMKKYSDDINYDVAKQKEKELRHDVMAHIHAFGEQAKKARPIIHLGATSCFVTDNADIIIMYEAMKLIRKKLVSCIKVLSEFALKYKDLPTLGFTHFQPAQLTTVGKRAMLWVQDLMMDLQFLEYVMDHTYLRGVKGTTGTQASFMALFDGDEEKVKKLDQLVCQKMGFKKSFPLTSQTYPRKFDYLVLSMLASIAQSAYKFANDIRLLQHLKEIEEPFEKTQVGSSAMAYKRNPMRCERICALARYIMVNIQNPLFTASVQWLERTLDDSANRRIAIPEAFLATDAILNLYHNVASGLVVYENMIKRHIEKELPFMATENILMEAVKRGGDRQDLHERIRRYSMQAAQNVKEFGKENNLIELISNDPSFGLSREEIETILDPKKFVGRAPSQVKEYYEEYVKPILEKYKDDLDFKSEVNL from the coding sequence TTGCACCAAACTTATGAGACACCGCTTAACTCACGTTATGCAAGCGATGAGATGAAAAGACTTTTTTCAGATGACACAAGATTTAAACTTTGGAGAAAACTGTGGATTGCTTTGGCAGAGGCACAAAAAGAGCTGGGGCTTGACATCTCTGATGAACAAATAGAAGAAATGAAAAAGTATTCAGATGACATAAACTATGATGTGGCAAAGCAAAAAGAAAAAGAGCTCCGCCATGATGTAATGGCTCACATTCATGCGTTTGGTGAGCAGGCAAAAAAGGCAAGACCAATTATTCACCTTGGCGCAACAAGCTGTTTTGTGACAGACAATGCAGATATCATCATAATGTATGAGGCAATGAAGCTTATTAGAAAAAAGCTTGTCAGCTGCATAAAGGTGTTGTCTGAATTTGCTTTAAAGTACAAAGACCTGCCAACATTAGGATTTACACACTTTCAGCCTGCTCAGCTAACAACAGTCGGCAAAAGAGCAATGCTGTGGGTTCAGGACCTGATGATGGACCTACAATTTTTAGAGTATGTAATGGACCACACTTACTTAAGAGGTGTGAAGGGAACAACTGGTACACAAGCAAGTTTCATGGCTCTTTTTGATGGTGATGAAGAAAAGGTTAAGAAGCTTGACCAGCTTGTTTGTCAAAAGATGGGATTTAAAAAGAGCTTCCCACTTACATCCCAGACGTATCCGAGAAAATTTGATTATTTAGTTTTATCAATGCTTGCATCAATTGCACAAAGCGCTTATAAATTTGCAAACGATATAAGGCTCTTGCAGCACTTAAAAGAGATAGAAGAACCGTTTGAAAAAACGCAGGTTGGTTCATCAGCAATGGCCTACAAAAGAAATCCTATGAGATGTGAGAGAATCTGTGCCTTGGCAAGGTATATAATGGTCAACATTCAAAATCCACTGTTTACAGCTTCTGTCCAGTGGCTGGAGCGTACTTTGGACGATTCTGCAAACAGGCGAATAGCAATCCCTGAGGCGTTTTTAGCAACCGATGCTATTTTGAATCTTTATCACAACGTTGCAAGCGGTCTTGTTGTATATGAGAACATGATAAAAAGACATATTGAAAAAGAACTTCCGTTTATGGCAACCGAGAATATACTGATGGAAGCGGTAAAGCGTGGCGGTGACAGGCAGGATTTACATGAAAGAATTAGAAGGTATTCCATGCAAGCTGCTCAAAATGTCAAAGAATTTGGAAAGGAAAACAACCTGATTGAACTTATTTCAAACGATCCAAGCTTTGGACTTTCAAGAGAAGAAATAGAAACTATTTTAGATCCTAAAAAATTTGTAGGAAGAGCACCATCTCAGGTAAAAGAATACTATGAGGAATATGTAAAACCGATATTAGAAAAGTACAAAGATGACCTTGATTTCAAATCAGAGGTAAATTTATAG
- a CDS encoding MBL fold metallo-hydrolase has product MILTILGARGPYPTKNEATSGYLLKTESANILIDCGSGVLSKLLNYITYDDISFIICSHLHADHTSDLGVLRYYFASRGKEIDLFIPSEPQEEYNLIRKGVYKIKNIEENLQTQIGSVKLSFFEGQHPYRSFAVRIEEEGKAFVFSGDTGYKEDFAVFCSGADLLLLNAAYTDEEVEKIEEPKRYHMSPKQAAKVAKEAKAKLLVLTHLKPECDEQKHLASAKEIFDNVVLATKEKIIEF; this is encoded by the coding sequence ATGATTTTGACAATCTTGGGTGCAAGAGGTCCATACCCTACTAAAAATGAGGCTACATCTGGTTATCTACTAAAAACAGAGAGCGCAAACATTCTAATTGACTGTGGAAGTGGTGTTTTGTCAAAGCTTTTAAACTATATCACCTATGATGATATTTCGTTTATAATATGCTCACATCTTCACGCTGACCACACAAGTGATTTAGGGGTTTTGAGGTACTACTTTGCGTCCCGTGGCAAAGAGATAGACCTTTTTATTCCATCTGAGCCACAAGAGGAATATAACTTAATTAGAAAAGGTGTTTACAAAATTAAAAATATTGAAGAAAACTTGCAAACCCAAATAGGTAGTGTTAAACTTTCCTTTTTTGAAGGTCAGCACCCATACAGGAGTTTTGCTGTCAGGATTGAAGAGGAAGGGAAAGCCTTTGTGTTCTCTGGTGATACAGGATACAAAGAGGATTTTGCAGTGTTTTGCAGCGGTGCAGATTTACTCTTGCTGAATGCAGCATATACCGATGAAGAGGTTGAAAAGATTGAGGAGCCAAAAAGGTACCATATGAGTCCAAAACAGGCAGCAAAGGTGGCAAAAGAAGCCAAAGCAAAGCTTTTAGTTTTAACACACCTAAAGCCAGAGTGTGATGAGCAAAAGCATTTAGCCTCTGCAAAAGAGATTTTTGATAATGTAGTTCTTGCAACAAAGGAGAAAATAATAGAATTTTAA
- a CDS encoding pyridoxal phosphate-dependent aminotransferase gives MRYSQRALSISASPTLAIDALAKRLKESGEDVIGFGAGEPDFDTPENVKYAAIAAIVKGYTKYTPVAGIACLKEAVAKYYNDNYGISYSADEIVISNGAKHSLMNVFFALLNEGDEVLLPSPYWVTYPELIKLAGGKVVVVPTTKESNYKVNSRDLQKYITSKTKAFVLNSPSNPSGMVYTYEELKEIVELCIQNDIFIISDEIYDKLVYDGQKHISPASFGEKAKELTIIVNGVSKSYAMTGWRIGYTLSNRELAKIMTNLQSHTTSNPNSIAQYAAYEALSGPQENLKKMVEEFAKRRDLIYELVNEIEGLSSVKPQGAFYIWVDLSGVIGKSFDGKVIDSATTFAKLLLENEKVAVVPSEGFGMENHMRLSYATSVQNIKEGLVRIKRFVEKLK, from the coding sequence ATGAGGTATTCACAAAGGGCATTAAGTATTTCAGCATCGCCAACCTTAGCAATAGACGCTTTAGCTAAAAGATTAAAAGAATCTGGGGAAGATGTAATTGGATTTGGTGCTGGTGAGCCTGATTTTGACACACCTGAAAATGTGAAATATGCAGCAATTGCTGCCATTGTTAAGGGATACACAAAGTATACACCAGTTGCGGGGATTGCCTGTTTAAAAGAAGCTGTTGCAAAGTATTATAATGATAATTATGGAATTTCTTATTCTGCAGATGAAATAGTCATTTCGAATGGTGCAAAGCATTCTCTGATGAATGTTTTTTTTGCTCTCTTGAACGAAGGTGATGAGGTACTCCTTCCATCTCCATATTGGGTTACATATCCAGAGCTTATAAAACTTGCAGGTGGCAAGGTCGTAGTTGTACCAACAACAAAAGAGTCAAATTACAAGGTAAATAGTAGAGATTTACAGAAATATATCACATCTAAAACAAAGGCTTTTGTTTTAAATTCTCCGTCGAATCCGAGTGGCATGGTCTATACATATGAAGAGCTTAAAGAAATTGTTGAACTTTGTATACAGAATGACATATTCATTATTTCTGATGAAATTTATGACAAGCTTGTATATGATGGACAAAAGCACATATCACCAGCCTCTTTTGGTGAGAAAGCAAAAGAACTTACCATAATAGTAAATGGTGTTTCGAAATCTTATGCAATGACTGGTTGGAGAATAGGGTATACTCTTTCAAATAGAGAACTTGCCAAGATTATGACAAACCTTCAAAGCCATACAACTTCAAACCCAAATTCAATTGCCCAGTATGCTGCATATGAGGCTTTGAGTGGTCCTCAAGAAAATCTTAAGAAGATGGTAGAAGAGTTTGCAAAAAGAAGAGATTTGATATATGAGCTTGTAAATGAGATTGAGGGTTTAAGTAGCGTAAAACCCCAAGGGGCGTTTTATATTTGGGTTGACTTATCAGGTGTTATTGGGAAAAGTTTTGACGGGAAAGTTATAGACAGTGCAACTACCTTTGCAAAGCTTCTTTTAGAAAATGAAAAAGTTGCAGTTGTTCCAAGCGAAGGCTTCGGTATGGAAAATCATATGAGACTTTCGTATGCTACATCTGTGCAGAATATCAAAGAGGGCTTGGTTAGGATAAAGAGGTTTGTTGAAAAGCTTAAATAA
- a CDS encoding ACT domain-containing protein, whose protein sequence is MKPVTNLNVTQNVAMITLDNVPNKIDLIASIFNEVASHGINIDMISQTAPYKGNINLSFSLDEENVPKAISALSKFKKEIPHLRIDIISNLTKLSIYGEAMRDLPGVAASLFTTLAEAGVELKMVTTSEVDISYLIDQKDEEKAVEIIKQRFELE, encoded by the coding sequence TTGAAGCCTGTGACAAATTTAAATGTCACTCAAAACGTTGCCATGATAACATTGGATAATGTCCCAAACAAAATAGACCTGATTGCCTCAATCTTCAATGAAGTAGCAAGCCACGGAATAAACATTGACATGATTAGCCAGACAGCCCCGTACAAAGGGAATATAAATCTATCATTTAGTCTTGATGAAGAAAATGTGCCAAAGGCAATTTCAGCGCTGAGCAAGTTCAAAAAAGAGATTCCACATTTAAGAATTGACATAATTTCTAACCTGACAAAGCTGAGTATCTACGGTGAAGCTATGAGAGATTTGCCGGGCGTTGCAGCATCCCTTTTCACCACTTTGGCAGAAGCAGGTGTTGAGCTTAAGATGGTGACAACAAGCGAGGTTGACATCTCATACTTGATTGACCAAAAAGATGAAGAAAAGGCCGTTGAGATTATAAAACAGAGATTTGAATTAGAGTAA
- a CDS encoding dipeptidase, whose product MFADAHNDTLTAAFFKNEGLFENSLQFDFKRAEQVDLKLQYMAIWQDTRQKDIHFMKNISTILDLLNRYDINNVGASKIIDKSKLNILVIVEDISFINDIFDVEILKEKGVKGATLSWNHKNKLCGGAYDEEGLSNFGKEVLKKLLEMNFIIDLSHASQRTFYDVVKIVNSPFIVSHSNCYALCKHPRNLTDDQIKIVRSFNGLIGISFYSPFLCESSAKLEDIAKHIAHISQLIGHKHVCLGSDFDGADNFARGVNGVEDFPKIKHVLESFGFSRDEIFDICYNNLLNFTCRFLK is encoded by the coding sequence GTGTTTGCTGATGCCCACAATGACACATTAACAGCAGCGTTTTTTAAAAATGAAGGACTTTTTGAAAATTCATTACAGTTTGACTTTAAAAGAGCAGAGCAAGTTGACTTGAAACTTCAGTACATGGCGATATGGCAAGATACAAGGCAGAAAGATATCCATTTTATGAAAAACATCTCTACAATTCTGGATTTGCTAAATAGATATGATATAAACAATGTTGGGGCCTCAAAAATTATTGATAAAAGTAAGCTAAATATTTTAGTAATTGTTGAAGATATTTCATTTATCAATGATATTTTTGATGTTGAAATATTAAAAGAAAAAGGTGTAAAAGGTGCTACACTTTCATGGAATCACAAAAACAAACTTTGTGGCGGAGCCTATGATGAGGAAGGTCTAAGTAATTTTGGAAAAGAAGTTTTAAAAAAACTTTTGGAGATGAATTTTATTATTGATCTTTCCCATGCGTCACAGAGAACATTTTATGATGTTGTAAAGATTGTTAACAGTCCTTTTATTGTAAGTCATTCAAACTGTTATGCGTTGTGCAAACATCCACGAAATCTCACAGATGATCAGATAAAAATTGTAAGAAGTTTTAATGGTTTGATTGGGATAAGCTTTTATTCGCCTTTTTTATGTGAAAGTTCTGCAAAGCTCGAAGACATTGCAAAACATATAGCACATATCTCACAGTTAATTGGCCATAAGCATGTGTGTTTAGGTTCTGACTTTGACGGAGCAGACAATTTTGCTCGAGGTGTAAATGGTGTTGAGGATTTTCCAAAGATAAAGCACGTGTTAGAAAGTTTTGGTTTTAGCAGAGATGAGATTTTTGACATTTGCTACAACAATCTTTTGAACTTTACCTGCAGGTTTCTAAAATGA
- a CDS encoding O-acetylhomoserine aminocarboxypropyltransferase/cysteine synthase family protein, translated as MERKFGFDTLQIHAGQFVDKETKSRAVPIYQTTSYIFDTPEEAADLFALKKAGNIYTRIGNPTTDVLEKRIAALDGGVGAVATSSGQAAITYAILNIARSGDEVVAASTLYGGTYTLFAHTLRKLGIAVKFVNPDYPEEFEAAITDKTKAIFVETLGNPNINIPDFGAIAEIAHKHGIPFIVDNTFATPYLFRPIEHGADIVVYSMTKFLGGHGTSIAGIVVDSGRFEWNEKFPDLIQPDPSYHGLVYTKEFGNAAYIAKLRLTLLRDIGACISPFNSFLILLGVETLSLRMQKHVDNAMKLAEFLNNHPKVEWVNYPALEGNKYYDLYKKYLPKGPGAIFTFGPKGGYSAAKKIINNVKLFSHLANVGDAKSLIIHPASTTHQQLTEEEQRAAGVLPEMIRLSVGIEDIDDLIYDIESALNKI; from the coding sequence ATGGAAAGAAAGTTTGGATTTGACACATTACAGATTCATGCAGGACAGTTTGTTGACAAAGAGACAAAGTCAAGAGCTGTTCCAATTTACCAGACAACTTCATACATCTTTGACACACCCGAAGAGGCTGCAGACCTTTTTGCACTCAAAAAAGCAGGAAATATCTATACAAGAATAGGAAATCCGACAACAGATGTTTTAGAAAAAAGAATTGCAGCACTGGATGGTGGGGTTGGAGCTGTTGCAACATCCTCAGGGCAAGCTGCTATCACTTATGCGATTTTAAATATCGCAAGAAGCGGAGACGAAGTTGTCGCTGCTTCAACCTTGTACGGCGGAACATATACACTATTTGCTCACACATTAAGAAAACTTGGTATCGCCGTAAAATTTGTCAATCCTGACTATCCAGAAGAATTTGAAGCAGCAATTACAGATAAGACAAAGGCTATATTTGTCGAGACGCTTGGCAACCCTAATATAAACATTCCTGATTTTGGAGCTATAGCAGAGATTGCTCACAAGCATGGAATTCCTTTTATTGTGGACAACACATTTGCAACACCTTATTTGTTCAGGCCAATTGAACACGGGGCGGACATTGTTGTGTATTCAATGACAAAGTTTTTGGGCGGACATGGGACATCAATTGCAGGGATTGTAGTTGACTCTGGGAGATTCGAGTGGAATGAAAAATTCCCAGATTTAATTCAGCCTGACCCAAGTTATCACGGTCTTGTTTATACAAAGGAGTTCGGAAATGCTGCATATATTGCAAAACTAAGACTTACACTTCTTAGAGACATTGGTGCTTGTATATCACCGTTTAATTCGTTCCTGATTTTACTTGGCGTTGAAACGCTTTCGCTCAGAATGCAAAAGCATGTTGACAACGCAATGAAATTAGCAGAGTTTTTGAACAATCATCCAAAAGTGGAGTGGGTAAACTATCCGGCCTTAGAGGGCAACAAATACTATGACCTTTACAAAAAATACCTACCAAAAGGTCCTGGTGCTATCTTTACATTTGGACCAAAAGGCGGCTATAGCGCAGCAAAGAAGATTATAAACAATGTAAAGCTCTTTTCACACCTTGCAAATGTTGGCGATGCAAAATCACTTATCATTCATCCTGCGTCAACCACTCATCAGCAGCTTACAGAAGAAGAGCAAAGGGCAGCTGGAGTTTTGCCAGAGATGATAAGATTGTCTGTTGGTATTGAAGATATTGATGATTTAATATATGATATTGAGAGTGCACTAAATAAAATTTAA